One segment of Geomonas ferrireducens DNA contains the following:
- a CDS encoding HyaD/HybD family hydrogenase maturation endopeptidase: MKANSIKQQPAPKFLVLGVGNLVMGDDGVGIRVVQQLQREYRFPKSVEIVDGGTLGLDLLPVLEGRSHLIMVDAVETGKEPGTCVRLAGEELPIALETKVSPHQMGLKDLLSVARLMGQAPGEMVLIGVQPGSIQMGTDLTHEVSLQVETMKGAVLKELTAFGVECRPVSRTVNVCRD; this comes from the coding sequence GTGAAAGCAAACTCGATTAAACAGCAACCGGCGCCGAAGTTCCTGGTGCTCGGCGTAGGTAACCTGGTGATGGGGGACGACGGCGTGGGAATACGGGTCGTGCAACAGTTGCAGCGCGAGTACCGCTTCCCGAAGAGCGTCGAGATCGTCGACGGCGGGACGCTCGGGCTCGACCTCCTCCCGGTGCTCGAGGGGCGCAGCCACCTCATCATGGTCGATGCGGTGGAGACCGGAAAGGAACCCGGCACCTGCGTGCGCCTTGCCGGAGAGGAGCTTCCGATAGCCCTGGAGACCAAGGTTTCGCCGCACCAGATGGGGTTGAAAGACCTCCTGTCCGTAGCGAGGCTCATGGGTCAGGCGCCGGGTGAGATGGTGCTGATCGGCGTGCAGCCTGGAAGCATCCAGATGGGAACCGACCTCACCCACGAGGTGTCCTTACAGGTGGAGACCATGAAGGGGGCCGTGCTCAAGGAGCTCACCGCGTTCGGCGTCGAGTGCCGCCCGGTCTCGCGTACCGTCAACGTCTGCAGGGACTAG
- a CDS encoding response regulator produces MAIRLVLADDHPLILNGLTSLFNFEPDFEVLESCTDGAAALEAIRRERPDVAVLDIRMPGLTGIEVARKVNEEKLGARLVLLTAALEDEDMLDAVMLGIQGVVLKEMAPQFLVQCIRKVHNGEQWLERRSTKQALEKLLKREAGAREMAALLTQREIELVRMVAGGLRNKEIAGQLCISEGTVKVHLHNIYQKVNVDGRVALLRYAQEKGLV; encoded by the coding sequence ATGGCCATACGACTGGTGCTTGCCGACGACCACCCCCTGATCCTGAACGGGCTGACGAGCCTCTTCAATTTCGAGCCGGACTTCGAGGTGCTGGAAAGCTGCACCGACGGCGCCGCTGCCCTGGAGGCGATCCGGCGCGAGCGCCCCGACGTCGCGGTACTGGACATACGGATGCCTGGTCTCACCGGCATCGAGGTGGCCCGCAAGGTGAACGAGGAGAAGCTCGGCGCACGACTCGTGCTCTTGACCGCCGCCCTCGAGGACGAGGACATGCTCGACGCCGTCATGCTCGGCATCCAGGGGGTGGTGCTGAAGGAGATGGCGCCGCAGTTCCTGGTACAGTGCATCCGCAAGGTTCACAACGGGGAGCAGTGGCTGGAGAGGCGCTCGACCAAGCAGGCCCTGGAGAAGCTTTTGAAGCGCGAGGCGGGGGCGCGCGAGATGGCAGCCCTGCTCACCCAGCGGGAGATCGAGCTGGTGCGCATGGTGGCGGGGGGGCTGCGCAACAAGGAGATCGCCGGCCAGCTCTGCATAAGCGAGGGGACGGTGAAGGTCCACCTGCACAACATCTACCAGAAGGTCAACGTCGACGGGCGCGTGGCACTTCTGCGCTACGCACAGGAAAAGGGACTGGTTTAG
- a CDS encoding MarR family winged helix-turn-helix transcriptional regulator, with amino-acid sequence METKSIAALISDTRAGINRHLLQELKRLGIEGLAPSHGAILHHLFNNEQVTMKDLAKAVRRDKSTVTALVGKLVANGYVEKASSTQDQRTVFVRLSPKGQALKPVFQEVSRNLIERIWRGFDETEQQELIRLLRKVRGNLP; translated from the coding sequence ATGGAAACCAAGAGCATCGCAGCACTCATAAGCGACACCCGCGCCGGGATCAACCGGCACCTGCTCCAGGAACTCAAGCGCCTGGGGATCGAAGGACTCGCCCCGTCGCACGGCGCCATCCTGCACCACCTGTTCAACAACGAGCAGGTGACCATGAAGGACCTCGCCAAGGCGGTGCGGCGCGACAAGTCGACGGTGACCGCGCTGGTCGGCAAATTGGTCGCAAACGGCTATGTCGAGAAGGCGAGCAGCACCCAGGACCAGCGGACCGTCTTCGTGAGACTCTCCCCCAAGGGCCAGGCGCTCAAGCCGGTATTCCAGGAGGTGTCGCGTAACCTCATCGAAAGGATCTGGCGCGGTTTCGACGAAACAGAGCAGCAGGAACTGATACGCCTGCTCAGGAAGGTGAGAGGCAACCTCCCGTAA
- a CDS encoding nickel-dependent hydrogenase large subunit, translating into MTKIVVDPITRIEGHLRVEAEVSGGKISNAWVSGTMFRGIEKILKDRDPRDAWYWTQRFCGVCTTVHSIASIRAVEDALKIPVPPNAQLIRNIIIAIQNTQDHVIHFYHLHALDWVDITSALKADPVKTAQLAASLSEWPNNSATHFKAVQEKLKAFVASGRLGPFANAYWGHPAYKLPPEANLMATAHYLEALEWQKDIIKIHAILGSKNPHPQTFLVGGMSIPIDPDSQNALNADKLIEVKRLLAKAQEFVEKVYIPDLLAIASFYKEWAGIGAGVGNYMCYPEFPDAAGNNWLPGGAILNRDLSKVVALDQKKITEHVEHSWYQDAGSDGKGLHPYEGSTEPNYTGPNPPYQYLDTDKKYSWVKAPRYEEKPMEVGPLARVLVAYASGHKETKGAVDLVLGKLNVPPEALFSTLGRTGARGVDCLVIARQAPKWLDELIGNIAKGDLRIHSNEKWDPATWPAEAHGYGWHEAPRGGLGHWIKIKDQKILNYQAVVPSTWNASPRDAKGQAGPYEAALLGTPVADPEKPLEILRTIHSFDPCLACAVHVLDATGREMVRVKAS; encoded by the coding sequence ATGACCAAGATCGTTGTCGACCCGATCACCAGAATTGAAGGGCACCTGCGCGTCGAGGCGGAGGTCTCCGGCGGCAAGATCAGCAACGCCTGGGTCTCCGGCACCATGTTCCGCGGCATCGAGAAGATCCTTAAGGATCGCGACCCGCGCGACGCCTGGTACTGGACCCAGCGCTTCTGCGGCGTCTGCACCACGGTGCACTCGATCGCATCGATCCGCGCCGTCGAGGACGCTTTGAAGATCCCGGTCCCCCCAAACGCGCAGCTGATCCGGAACATCATCATCGCCATCCAGAACACCCAGGATCACGTGATCCACTTCTACCACCTGCACGCGCTCGACTGGGTGGACATAACCTCGGCGCTGAAGGCCGACCCGGTGAAGACCGCCCAGCTCGCCGCATCGCTCTCGGAATGGCCCAACAACTCGGCCACCCACTTCAAGGCGGTGCAGGAGAAGCTGAAGGCGTTTGTCGCCTCCGGTCGCCTCGGCCCCTTCGCCAACGCCTACTGGGGGCACCCCGCCTACAAGCTCCCCCCCGAGGCGAACCTGATGGCAACGGCCCACTACCTCGAGGCGCTCGAGTGGCAAAAAGATATCATCAAGATCCACGCGATCCTCGGGAGCAAGAACCCGCACCCGCAGACCTTCCTCGTCGGGGGGATGTCCATCCCGATCGACCCGGACTCGCAGAACGCGCTGAACGCGGACAAGCTGATCGAGGTAAAGCGCCTGCTCGCCAAAGCCCAGGAGTTCGTCGAAAAGGTCTACATCCCGGATCTTCTCGCCATCGCCTCTTTCTACAAGGAGTGGGCAGGCATCGGTGCCGGGGTCGGCAACTACATGTGCTACCCCGAGTTCCCTGATGCGGCTGGCAACAACTGGCTTCCCGGTGGGGCGATCCTGAACCGGGACCTCTCGAAGGTGGTGGCGCTCGACCAGAAGAAGATCACCGAGCACGTGGAGCATTCCTGGTACCAGGACGCCGGGAGCGACGGAAAGGGGCTGCACCCCTATGAGGGCTCCACCGAACCGAACTACACCGGCCCCAATCCTCCCTACCAGTACCTCGACACGGACAAGAAGTACTCCTGGGTCAAGGCGCCGCGCTACGAGGAGAAACCGATGGAGGTGGGGCCGCTCGCCCGCGTGCTGGTCGCCTACGCCTCAGGGCACAAGGAGACCAAGGGTGCGGTGGACCTGGTACTCGGGAAACTGAACGTTCCCCCCGAGGCACTCTTCTCCACTCTCGGCCGCACCGGCGCCCGCGGCGTCGACTGTCTGGTCATCGCGCGCCAGGCGCCCAAATGGCTCGACGAGCTGATCGGCAACATCGCCAAGGGGGACCTCAGAATCCACTCGAACGAGAAGTGGGACCCCGCCACCTGGCCCGCCGAGGCGCACGGCTACGGCTGGCACGAGGCGCCGCGCGGCGGGCTCGGGCACTGGATCAAGATCAAGGACCAGAAGATCCTCAACTACCAGGCCGTGGTCCCCTCCACCTGGAACGCGTCGCCGCGCGACGCGAAGGGACAGGCGGGTCCCTACGAGGCAGCGCTTCTTGGGACGCCGGTCGCCGACCCGGAAAAGCCGCTCGAGATCCTGCGCACCATCCACTCCTTCGATCCTTGCCTCGCCTGCGCGGTGCACGTCCTCGACGCGACCGGGCGGGAGATGGTGCGCGTGAAGGCTTCCTAG
- the modA gene encoding molybdate ABC transporter substrate-binding protein, with translation MKKLLIRVSFCLLTLVLLALPAIAGEINVSAAASLKEAVNEIAEKFVQKHPGTKITRNYAASGTLAKQIESGAPADIFISANEEWMSHLKEKKLVAAASIDTFTRNTLVFAGATTRKISGMHDLPSLGSIAIGSPKSVPAGEYAEEAMRKAGLGKELNGKLILAKDVRESMMYAERGEVDGAFVYRTDALLGKHARILFTVPQQLYPRIVYPMALTTNGTKNRDAVEFLNYLRGREAKSVLNRYGFAVD, from the coding sequence ATGAAAAAGCTGCTGATCCGCGTATCGTTCTGCCTCCTCACCCTGGTGCTGCTCGCGCTCCCCGCAATCGCAGGCGAGATAAACGTTTCCGCCGCGGCGAGCCTCAAGGAGGCGGTGAACGAGATCGCCGAGAAGTTCGTCCAAAAGCACCCGGGAACGAAGATCACCAGGAACTACGCCGCGTCCGGGACACTCGCAAAACAGATCGAAAGCGGCGCGCCCGCGGACATCTTCATCTCGGCCAACGAGGAGTGGATGAGCCACCTGAAGGAGAAGAAACTCGTTGCCGCGGCCTCCATCGACACCTTCACGCGGAATACCCTTGTCTTTGCCGGCGCCACGACGCGGAAGATCTCCGGCATGCACGACCTTCCTTCCCTCGGTAGCATCGCCATCGGCAGCCCCAAAAGCGTTCCCGCCGGGGAATACGCCGAAGAGGCGATGAGAAAGGCCGGGCTAGGGAAGGAGCTCAACGGGAAATTGATCCTCGCCAAGGACGTAAGGGAGAGCATGATGTACGCCGAACGCGGCGAGGTCGACGGCGCCTTCGTCTACCGCACCGATGCCCTGCTGGGAAAACACGCCAGGATCCTTTTCACGGTCCCGCAGCAACTCTACCCACGCATCGTTTACCCTATGGCACTCACAACAAACGGCACTAAGAACAGGGACGCTGTCGAGTTTTTAAACTATCTAAGAGGACGGGAAGCAAAGTCGGTACTGAACCGATACGGTTTCGCCGTCGATTAA
- a CDS encoding hydrogenase small subunit: protein MSKTRTEGRDDTEFSISRILKERGVSRRDFLKFCSTMTAALALPPSFAPSVARALDEVKRPTLVWLEFQGCTGDSEALLRAANPTVGEIVLDILSVDYHETIMAAAGHQAEAALDKAITEHKGKYIAVIEGSIPMKDGGVYGCVGGKSNLARAREVCGNAAATIAIGTCASYGGIPAAAPNPTGAVGVKEAVPGATVINLPGCPCNADNLTATIVHYLVFNKIPALDGHGRPLFAYGKRIHDNCERRPHFDAGQYVEAWGDDGHRRGYCLYKMGCKGPATFHNCPTQRYNEKTAWPIGSGHPCVGCAEPQFWDVMSPMYGRLPNVPGFGIEHTADAIGLGLAAGAAGAFVVHGALNAMRKDKEPGEDTKED from the coding sequence ATGAGCAAGACGAGAACAGAGGGAAGAGACGACACTGAATTCTCCATCAGCAGGATACTGAAGGAACGCGGCGTTTCCCGGCGCGACTTCCTGAAGTTCTGCTCCACGATGACCGCCGCGCTGGCACTCCCCCCTTCCTTCGCCCCCTCGGTGGCGCGTGCCCTTGATGAAGTGAAGCGCCCCACCCTGGTATGGCTCGAGTTCCAGGGATGTACCGGCGACAGCGAGGCGCTTTTGCGGGCGGCAAACCCGACCGTCGGCGAGATCGTCCTCGACATCCTCTCGGTCGACTACCACGAGACCATCATGGCCGCCGCCGGGCACCAGGCGGAGGCGGCCCTCGACAAGGCGATCACCGAGCACAAGGGCAAATACATCGCGGTCATCGAGGGGTCCATCCCGATGAAGGACGGCGGGGTCTACGGCTGCGTCGGTGGAAAATCAAACCTCGCGCGCGCCCGGGAGGTGTGCGGCAACGCCGCGGCTACCATCGCCATCGGCACCTGCGCCTCATACGGCGGCATTCCGGCGGCGGCCCCTAACCCCACCGGCGCAGTCGGCGTCAAGGAGGCTGTTCCCGGCGCCACCGTGATCAACCTCCCCGGATGCCCCTGCAACGCGGACAACCTCACCGCCACCATCGTCCACTACCTCGTCTTCAACAAGATCCCCGCGCTCGACGGCCACGGTCGCCCCCTCTTCGCCTACGGCAAGCGCATCCACGACAACTGCGAGAGACGCCCGCACTTCGACGCCGGCCAGTACGTAGAGGCATGGGGGGACGACGGGCACCGCAGGGGTTACTGCCTCTACAAGATGGGTTGCAAGGGACCGGCGACCTTCCACAACTGCCCCACCCAACGCTACAACGAGAAGACCGCTTGGCCCATCGGCTCGGGTCACCCCTGCGTCGGCTGCGCGGAGCCGCAGTTCTGGGACGTGATGTCCCCCATGTATGGCAGGCTCCCGAACGTGCCGGGCTTCGGCATCGAGCACACCGCGGACGCCATCGGCCTCGGGCTTGCCGCCGGGGCCGCGGGCGCCTTCGTGGTGCACGGAGCGCTCAACGCGATGAGAAAGGACAAGGAACCGGGCGAAGACACCAAGGAGGATTGA
- the cybH gene encoding Ni/Fe-hydrogenase, b-type cytochrome subunit has translation MSDRCKFKQYVWELPLRWFHWINVLAIVVLSGTGFLIGHPVSLGSSPSDYAMGWIRFVHFVAAYAFTVSVASRVVWAFIGNEHASWRAFFPMFSAKGREKLKKMLNYYLLRSHEVPETVGHNPLATTAYFVLFLIYLTMILTGFAMYAAHTPGGIMFKSLGFMYSLFSLQGMRLAHHMGMWLIFGFVVNHIYSAWLMDIKEHGGEISSMFSGYKFTVKQKGE, from the coding sequence ATGTCGGACCGTTGCAAGTTCAAGCAGTACGTCTGGGAACTGCCGCTGCGCTGGTTTCACTGGATCAACGTGCTCGCCATCGTGGTTCTCTCCGGGACCGGCTTCCTGATCGGCCATCCTGTTTCGCTCGGAAGCTCGCCTTCTGATTACGCCATGGGGTGGATCCGCTTCGTGCACTTCGTCGCGGCCTACGCCTTCACGGTGAGCGTCGCCTCGCGCGTCGTCTGGGCCTTCATCGGCAACGAGCACGCGAGTTGGCGCGCCTTCTTCCCGATGTTCAGCGCGAAGGGAAGGGAAAAGCTCAAAAAGATGCTGAACTACTACCTGCTCCGCTCCCACGAGGTCCCCGAAACGGTCGGGCACAACCCGCTCGCCACCACCGCGTACTTCGTGCTCTTCCTGATCTACCTCACCATGATCCTCACCGGCTTCGCCATGTACGCCGCCCACACCCCCGGCGGCATCATGTTCAAGTCGCTGGGCTTCATGTACTCGCTTTTCAGCCTGCAGGGGATGCGCCTTGCCCACCACATGGGCATGTGGCTCATCTTCGGCTTCGTCGTCAACCACATCTACAGCGCTTGGCTCATGGACATAAAGGAGCATGGAGGCGAGATTTCCAGCATGTTCAGCGGCTACAAGTTCACGGTCAAACAAAAAGGAGAATAA
- a CDS encoding c-type cytochrome, with translation MPRRAVTLIILAALMSGCTDTPRGGSPPVVTERGRQFFKERCAPCHPDGGNVINPKKTLHAGVLADHGITTPADIVKKMRNPGPGMVRFDQRTIPDADARLIADYILATFR, from the coding sequence ATGCCCCGCCGCGCCGTCACGCTCATCATCCTCGCCGCCCTTATGAGCGGCTGCACCGACACCCCACGGGGCGGGTCCCCCCCCGTGGTAACGGAGAGGGGTAGGCAGTTTTTCAAGGAGCGCTGCGCCCCCTGCCACCCGGATGGCGGCAACGTCATCAATCCGAAGAAGACCCTGCACGCAGGCGTTCTCGCCGACCACGGCATCACGACGCCCGCCGACATCGTTAAGAAGATGCGCAACCCAGGCCCCGGGATGGTCCGTTTCGACCAGAGGACCATCCCGGACGCCGACGCGCGCCTCATCGCGGATTACATCCTAGCCACCTTCCGCTGA
- a CDS encoding sensor histidine kinase, translated as MASTTSSESFKDATPGSATGERYLEILDQAPALIWRADSENRRDWLNGAWLAFTGRAMEQELGEGWIAGVHVEDRERYIGERLRAFRKREPFEIEYRLRRRDGHYRWIFDIGRPVFSGEGHFDGYIGYCFDITDRKKAERDLNAARENAEAANRAKSYFLANMSHEIRTPMNSIMGMSQLLAFTDLTPEQKEYVDGILDSSQGLLTIVNDILDLSKAEAGSIELECHGFSLRQSIAEVVRTQMPVINRKGLAFRTEIDDDVPDDLMGDRLRVKQVFINVLGNAIKFTNAGGITVSVQVHEQTAGVARLKISVADTGIGIAAEAMERIFTPFSQEDATITRQYGGTGLGLSISSELVHLMGGHIWVESRKNHGSTFHMVIPFPLERS; from the coding sequence ATGGCTAGTACGACTTCCAGTGAATCTTTCAAAGACGCCACACCAGGCAGTGCCACGGGCGAACGCTACCTCGAAATACTAGACCAGGCGCCTGCCCTGATCTGGCGCGCCGACAGCGAGAACCGGCGCGATTGGCTCAACGGCGCCTGGCTCGCCTTCACCGGCCGGGCGATGGAACAGGAACTGGGCGAGGGGTGGATCGCGGGGGTGCACGTCGAAGACCGGGAGCGCTACATCGGCGAGCGGCTCCGCGCTTTTCGAAAGCGGGAGCCTTTCGAGATCGAGTACCGGCTGCGGCGCCGCGACGGCCATTACCGCTGGATCTTCGACATAGGCCGTCCGGTATTCTCCGGTGAGGGCCACTTCGACGGGTACATCGGCTACTGCTTCGACATAACGGACCGGAAGAAGGCCGAGAGAGACCTGAACGCCGCACGGGAAAACGCCGAAGCGGCCAACCGCGCGAAGAGCTACTTTCTTGCCAACATGAGCCACGAGATCCGCACCCCGATGAACAGCATCATGGGGATGTCGCAACTTCTCGCCTTCACCGACCTCACCCCGGAACAGAAGGAATACGTGGACGGCATCCTCGATTCCTCTCAGGGGCTGCTGACCATCGTCAACGACATCCTCGACCTCTCGAAGGCGGAAGCCGGCAGTATCGAGTTGGAGTGCCACGGTTTCAGCCTCAGGCAGAGCATCGCAGAAGTGGTGAGGACCCAGATGCCGGTCATCAACAGGAAGGGGCTTGCCTTCAGGACTGAAATCGACGACGACGTCCCAGACGACTTGATGGGAGACCGGTTGCGGGTGAAACAGGTGTTCATCAACGTCCTCGGTAACGCCATCAAGTTCACCAACGCAGGCGGCATAACCGTCTCGGTCCAGGTCCATGAGCAAACCGCAGGCGTGGCACGCCTGAAAATCAGCGTCGCCGACACCGGCATCGGCATCGCCGCCGAGGCTATGGAGCGCATCTTCACCCCCTTTAGCCAGGAGGATGCCACCATCACCAGGCAGTACGGCGGCACCGGACTCGGTCTCTCCATCAGCAGCGAGCTGGTTCATCTCATGGGGGGGCATATTTGGGTCGAAAGCCGCAAGAACCACGGCAGCACCTTCCACATGGTGATCCCCTTTCCTCTTGAGCGCAGCTAG